In Desulfobacter hydrogenophilus, the genomic stretch TTGGATTGCCTGATCTACAGAGGTGGTCCCAATGAAGCTAAACCTGATTTGCCGGAAATGACTTCAAATCCCTCATGGACTGCGTCCAGGGGAAATGTTTCAGTGGAAATATGGGAAGGAAAGGCCAAAATTAGAATAAGGGTCAGCGGTGATGACACATCCCATGTCCCCATGCGTAAACTTGCAAGTATTGCTGTTGATGCTATTATAGCCGAGTTACAAAAGGAGAAGGACCAGTGATTATTACCTGTCCCAAATGTGCCAGAAAACATAAAGTAAATCCTGCCGCCTTGAAACCTTTTGCAGATGCCGGCAAGACAACTATTATGGCTAGTTGCAAATCATGTAAATTTAAATTCCCCGTAGCCCTTTCCTCCCTTCTGTCATCTGAAGAAGAACCCATCGATATGCAACGCCGACTCGGATCTGTGGCCAGAAAGATCTGCATTACCCTAAGCAAGGGCGGCGTAGGCAAAACCACCACCAGTGTGAATCTTGGTGCAGGTCTTGCCTTGGCCGGATATAAAGTCCTTTTAGTGGATACCGATACCCAGGGGCAGTCTTCATATATACTTGGGAAAAAGCCGGGCGCCGGCTTAACAGAACTTTTAACCCGGGAACTGACGATTTCAGACTGCCTGACCGAAGCCCGGAAGAATTTATGGCTGCTTTCGGGTGGAAAATCCCTGGCAGGCGTTAAGCGTATTATTGACAAAAAAAGCTTTGGGGCGGAGTTTACTTTGACCGAAGCCCTAAGTCCTTTGGACAATCAATTTGATTTTATTTTGATTGATACATCCCCAGGATGGGATCAGTTGATTGTTAATGTCCTTTTTTATTCAACCGAGGTTTTAGTGCCTGTTGCCTTAGAAGCCATGCCCTTGCATGGGATGTCCGAGTTCATAAAAAGTCTTGGTGCCATTCAGAAGTACAAAAGTGAAATTCAACTAAAATACATTGTGCCTACATTCCTTGACTTGCGGATCAAAGGGCCAAAATTGCTGTATGATCAGCTTAAAAAACTGTATCCCCGTCAATTATGTAAACCCATTCGCTATAACGAAAACTTGGCCGATGCGCCTTCCTTTGGGAAAACCATCTTTGAATTTGCTCCAGGGTCAACAGCCTCGGAAGACTATCGGAGTCTGGTTCGTACAGTGTCCGGAAACGAATACGCTCTGCTTAAATAATATTCGTAAAGTATTCATCAATCAGGTTTAGTCCTATCCGCTTTGACTGAGTCTATTTTCGTTGCAATCTTTTAGTGGTAACCAGGAAAATTATATGGGTTTAAGGACCCGCATCATCATCTTTGTTGTTGTGGCTTTTTGTGCCGTTAATCTGTTTTTGTGTTTCTACATCACCCACCAGGTAAAAGTCCTTGAGTTAAAAAAGTTGCGGGTACAAATTAACAAATCCACTTATCTTATGCGGATTATTAACACCCTTCCCCTTTATAATGTGGATAGGGAAAGCTTAAAAATGAACATGGAGACCTTTTTTGATGACGAAAATATGAAACGCCTTACCATCCATGATTCAGAAGTAAATATTAATATCAATCTTGAACGACAGCTTCCTTTGGGTGGAACGGATATAAAGAAAAGTTTTGTCATTGACTATAAAGGATTGAAACTCGGAAGGCTGACGGTTGTTTATTCTACTGGCCTGATTGAAAAAAAACTGGCTAAATTTCAGACAAGGATGCTTGAGGTTACTCTTTTTGTGATCCTGGTCATCGCTGTGGTGCTTGCTTTTTCGATTAATATTATAACGAAACCGCTTGGAAGGCTTGCCCGTATTACTTCTGAGATAGCCGCAGGCAATTTTGATAATGAAATTGAACAAACAGATGTTGGGGAAGTAGGGACCCTTTCACGCAATTTTGTGCGCATGCGTGATACCGTTAAAGAAAAAAAAGAGGAAATTTCGCGTATCAATACAATGTTGGAAGGGGATATACAGCAGAAAAATATGCAGGGCAGAAAAATTCTGTATCAGCGTATGCTGATCTCTTCTGTGAATACATTTTTTCAACAATCCATGACGGCACAATCCATACA encodes the following:
- a CDS encoding AAA family ATPase; translation: MIITCPKCARKHKVNPAALKPFADAGKTTIMASCKSCKFKFPVALSSLLSSEEEPIDMQRRLGSVARKICITLSKGGVGKTTTSVNLGAGLALAGYKVLLVDTDTQGQSSYILGKKPGAGLTELLTRELTISDCLTEARKNLWLLSGGKSLAGVKRIIDKKSFGAEFTLTEALSPLDNQFDFILIDTSPGWDQLIVNVLFYSTEVLVPVALEAMPLHGMSEFIKSLGAIQKYKSEIQLKYIVPTFLDLRIKGPKLLYDQLKKLYPRQLCKPIRYNENLADAPSFGKTIFEFAPGSTASEDYRSLVRTVSGNEYALLK